In Spirochaetales bacterium, the genomic stretch CATAACCGGTTATAACGTTTTTACACAGACGGCCGGAATCCACGCCGACGGAGACAAAAAGGGAAACCTCTACGCCAACTCCCTCCTTCCCGAACGTTTCAACAGAAAGCGCCAGTACGCCCTCGGTAAACTGAGCGGTAAATCGAATCTCGATTACAATCTCAAGGAAATGGGAATAGAATTGAATGACGAGCAGAAAAAAAAGATACTCGAACGGATCATCGAACTCGGCGACCGGAAAGAATCGATTACCCAGGAGGACCTTCCCTATATCATTACCGACGTTCTCGAACGCCCGAACGAGAGAAAGTTCAATGTGGAATCGTGTATCATTGTCGCGAGTAAGGGGCTGAAGTCGATCGCGAGCGTCAAAATCATCTATAAAAATCCCGAAACGAATGAAATCCGTGAATATGAAGACGCGGGCCAGGGGGACGGCGGATATGACGCGTTCATGAACGCTGTTAAAAAAATTGCGAAACGCCTCGGTTATTCCATACCCGAACTCGTCGACTACCAGATTACGATTCCGCCCGGGGGCAAGACCGATGCACTCGTTCAGTGTTCGATAACCTGGAGAAACCATAAAAATTTTGTCACAAAGGGAGTGAACCCGGATCAGGTGCTGGCGGCGGCCGAAGCCACGGAGAAAATGCTCAATCTCCTGTAACCGGACCGTTACGGAACCTCGATCGGTCTTTCATTCAAGCAGCGCGTTGAGTTCCGGGATGCTCTTGATTCCTTCACGTCTGCAGTAGGATTCGATTCCCTGAAGAACCTTTATCGCCGCCGAGGGGTCCACAAAGGTCGCCGTCCCGATCTGTACGGCAGCGGCCCCGGCCAGTAGATACTGTAGCGCATCGTCTCCCGTCATGATACCGCCCAAACCGATGACGGGGATTGACACCGCGCGTTTCACCCGGTAGACTGCCGCCACACCGACGGGGCGTATCGCCGGCCCCGAAAGCCCCCCCGTCCCGCTGCCAAGGACCGGCCGCTTTTTCTCAGTATCGATAACCATGCCCACGACCGTATTGATACAGGAAACTGCATCGGCGCCGCCCGCTTCCGCGGCGCGCGCGATCGCGCAGATATCGGTGACATTCGGCGTGAGTTTGACGATAAGGGGCTTTTCCGTTATCCGCCGCAGCCGGGAGGTCAGGTGTTCGACCACCCCAGGGTCTGTCCCGAAGGCGATGCCGCCGCGCGAAACATTCGGACAGGAAACGTTTACCTCGTATCCCCAGATACGCTCGCATTCTTCGAGGGACCCGATGACGGACCCAAACCCGTCTTCCGTTTCACCGGAAATATTGGCCACAATCGCACAGTCTGCATCCTTCAACGCCGGCAGTTTTTCCTTTATATAGACTTCAACGCCGACATTAGCCAGGCCGATTGAATTGAGAAGTCCCGACGGTGTTTCAATGATCCGGGGGCATTCGTTTCCCGCACGGGGAGCCGGGGTTATCGTCTTTGTGTAAAGGGCCCCGACAGCGGAAAGATCGACAAGGCTTTCATATTCCCCTCCATAACCAAACGTCCCGGACGCAAGGCCGACGGGATTTTTCAAACTTCTTTTTCCTATTGTCACGGTCAGGTCCATACGATCTCCCTGCTTGAAAAAACCGGTCCTTCGCAACAAACCCTGGCGAAACCCGGGGCCTTCTCCGTTCTGACAACACAGCCCATACACGCACCGACCCCGCATGCCATGGTCTGCTCCATAACCACAAAACAATCGGCCGAATGCGCAGAAGCGAGTGCATGGCACCCGGCAAGCATGGGGCGGGGGCCGCAGCAGACAAGAAAGGACTTTTTTATGATATCCGCCCCCAGTGTGGCGCAATAATCGAGTGCTGTCCCGTGGAATCCCCTGCTTCCGTCATCGGTACAAAGCACGGGGTCCTGATCCAAAAACCGCGGTATCCCGGGAACGGCCGACTTCGACCGGACACCTAACACGAAGCGGTGAGAAATGCCCAGATCTTTCAGGACCGAACTGTAATAATAGACGGGACCGAATCCGATACCGCCGGCGATCAGGAGGGGAGTTTTCCCTAC encodes the following:
- a CDS encoding dihydroorotate dehydrogenase electron transfer subunit, with the translated sequence MSFFWPDDAGLPRPGQFLTIRIADTTVPLLRRPFAFSYYDGVKKRASIIYQKRGRGTEMMCGMARGDAADVIGPLGNFIADPPVGKTPLLIAGGIGFGPVYYYSSVLKDLGISHRFVLGVRSKSAVPGIPRFLDQDPVLCTDDGSRGFHGTALDYCATLGADIIKKSFLVCCGPRPMLAGCHALASAHSADCFVVMEQTMACGVGACMGCVVRTEKAPGFARVCCEGPVFSSREIVWT
- a CDS encoding dihydroorotate dehydrogenase, with amino-acid sequence MDLTVTIGKRSLKNPVGLASGTFGYGGEYESLVDLSAVGALYTKTITPAPRAGNECPRIIETPSGLLNSIGLANVGVEVYIKEKLPALKDADCAIVANISGETEDGFGSVIGSLEECERIWGYEVNVSCPNVSRGGIAFGTDPGVVEHLTSRLRRITEKPLIVKLTPNVTDICAIARAAEAGGADAVSCINTVVGMVIDTEKKRPVLGSGTGGLSGPAIRPVGVAAVYRVKRAVSIPVIGLGGIMTGDDALQYLLAGAAAVQIGTATFVDPSAAIKVLQGIESYCRREGIKSIPELNALLE